The following are from one region of the Alkalimarinus sediminis genome:
- a CDS encoding substrate-binding periplasmic protein, which translates to MNKWVLGVVFGITALIVAGCANFGSFGRVINVGMATNYAPLAFEKDGQLQGMEVDFANALGESLNASVNIKAYSWEALLEALNNGEIDVVMSGVSITEKRQSMMLFTEPYMEIGQMAIIRTEDAGHLANKAQLMSGDYRVGYSRNTTGQKFVTEQLKNAEQLGFANTKEGVEALVNKQIDYFIHDAPTVWQLTSSYPTDDRLFGLYAPLTDEYLAWAVKTDNETLQQELNTVLNTWKENGFLQRTLSKWIPVSVVLSKPGE; encoded by the coding sequence ATGAACAAATGGGTTTTGGGGGTAGTATTCGGTATTACTGCGCTAATCGTGGCAGGTTGCGCAAATTTTGGCAGCTTTGGGAGAGTCATTAATGTAGGGATGGCTACCAATTATGCTCCGTTGGCGTTTGAAAAAGATGGCCAATTGCAAGGTATGGAAGTTGATTTCGCCAATGCGTTAGGGGAGTCGCTGAATGCCTCGGTTAATATTAAGGCCTACTCATGGGAGGCTTTGCTTGAGGCGTTAAATAATGGCGAAATTGATGTAGTGATGTCAGGTGTATCGATTACTGAGAAGCGTCAAAGCATGATGCTATTTACAGAGCCTTATATGGAAATCGGCCAAATGGCGATCATCAGAACGGAAGATGCGGGGCATTTGGCTAACAAAGCTCAATTAATGTCGGGAGATTATAGAGTCGGTTATTCGCGCAACACCACAGGTCAGAAGTTTGTGACAGAGCAGCTAAAAAATGCTGAGCAGCTTGGTTTTGCCAACACCAAAGAGGGTGTCGAAGCATTAGTAAACAAACAAATTGACTACTTTATTCATGATGCGCCTACTGTCTGGCAGTTAACTAGCTCTTACCCAACTGATGATCGGTTGTTTGGTCTTTACGCACCGTTAACTGATGAGTATTTGGCTTGGGCGGTTAAAACTGATAACGAAACGCTTCAGCAAGAGTTAAATACGGTGCTAAATACCTGGAAAGAGAATGGTTTTTTGCAAAGAACACTGAGTAAGTGGATACCTGTATCGGTTGTGTTATCTAAGCCGGGTGAGTAG
- a CDS encoding DUF2156 domain-containing protein, whose translation MNNQALVHHGLNIASDNTFTFSERVEYLKKYGSHSQSFSTLQPGMQYFDIPNVGYIGYMKQWGATFVLSDPVADKKDFELIVTAFHNKFPNASYIQISKPVVDILHNKFGLYGTQFGSESTIDLKKWSLSGKKKQVLRTAINQAKKAGITVKERFSDDHTREISDAWIKTRKCKSNEISFLIRPMKMDYKENERHFYAYEGDKAVGFVYFDPIYHNNKIISYVPNISRANADFKQGIFYTLMAHAMEVFKEEGVPYLDLGLIPLMLADEIEPQESKILRRISNLVYEKGNSLYNFKGLVFTKSRFRGDIEKTYCAHKGVLPLRAFISIFKLTKVI comes from the coding sequence ATGAATAATCAAGCATTAGTCCATCACGGATTAAATATTGCGAGTGACAATACATTTACGTTCTCAGAAAGAGTTGAGTACCTTAAAAAGTATGGCTCTCATTCTCAGTCGTTTTCTACGCTACAACCTGGTATGCAGTACTTTGACATCCCAAACGTTGGCTATATCGGGTACATGAAGCAGTGGGGGGCAACCTTCGTGTTGTCCGACCCTGTTGCAGACAAAAAAGACTTTGAACTGATTGTGACCGCATTCCACAACAAATTCCCTAATGCTAGCTATATTCAAATCAGTAAACCTGTAGTGGATATTCTGCATAACAAATTTGGGCTTTACGGCACTCAGTTCGGTTCTGAATCAACAATAGACCTTAAAAAGTGGTCACTATCGGGTAAAAAGAAGCAGGTTCTTCGTACAGCGATAAACCAAGCTAAAAAAGCCGGTATTACGGTTAAAGAACGCTTTAGTGATGACCACACCCGTGAAATTTCAGATGCCTGGATTAAAACGCGTAAATGTAAGAGTAACGAAATCAGCTTCTTGATTCGCCCGATGAAAATGGACTACAAAGAAAATGAGCGCCATTTCTACGCCTATGAAGGCGACAAGGCAGTGGGCTTTGTCTACTTTGATCCGATATACCATAACAACAAAATCATCAGCTATGTGCCAAATATCTCTCGTGCCAATGCCGACTTTAAGCAAGGCATTTTTTACACACTAATGGCTCATGCAATGGAAGTATTCAAAGAAGAAGGTGTCCCCTACCTCGACCTAGGCTTAATACCGTTAATGCTAGCCGATGAGATAGAACCTCAAGAGTCTAAAATATTACGCAGAATCAGCAATCTAGTGTACGAGAAAGGTAACTCCCTCTATAACTTTAAGGGGTTGGTCTTTACCAAAAGTCGCTTTAGAGGTGATATTGAGAAGACCTATTGTGCACACAAAGGCGTATTACCGCTACGGGCATTCATCTCTATATTCAAGCTAACCAAAGTCATCTAA
- a CDS encoding class I SAM-dependent methyltransferase, translating into MKDRYKFIGPAYDFLSSIYGGESIHNCKRAMLDTEHVKPGDKILIAGVGHGKDAIKAAELGADVTVVDLSETMLRKFKEAVDKHPDNLDIRQIHSDILKFEEFEQYDMVIANFFLNVFSEEMMLEILRHLMKCAKPKANVVIGDFEYPSGNIINRTLQKAYWYGAVSIFWVVANNAMHNIYNYPEIMKELGLTIKDKKQFRFLGLNCYWSIMGQKQA; encoded by the coding sequence ATGAAAGACAGATATAAGTTTATTGGTCCCGCGTATGACTTCCTAAGTAGCATTTATGGTGGAGAATCTATCCATAATTGCAAAAGAGCGATGCTAGATACAGAGCACGTAAAACCAGGCGACAAAATTTTAATTGCCGGTGTAGGTCATGGTAAAGATGCCATCAAAGCAGCTGAACTAGGCGCGGACGTTACAGTCGTTGACCTGTCAGAAACAATGCTTCGCAAGTTTAAAGAAGCCGTTGACAAGCACCCAGACAACTTGGATATCAGACAAATTCACAGCGATATCTTAAAGTTTGAAGAGTTCGAGCAATACGACATGGTTATTGCCAACTTTTTCTTAAATGTATTCAGCGAAGAGATGATGCTCGAGATTCTTCGTCACCTAATGAAGTGCGCTAAGCCGAAAGCAAACGTAGTGATTGGTGATTTTGAGTATCCGTCAGGCAATATTATCAATAGAACATTGCAAAAAGCCTATTGGTATGGCGCCGTATCGATTTTCTGGGTTGTTGCCAACAATGCAATGCATAACATCTATAACTACCCCGAAATAATGAAAGAGCTTGGTCTTACGATAAAAGACAAAAAGCAGTTTAGATTTTTAGGCCTAAATTGCTATTGGTCCATTATGGGTCAGAAGCAGGCCTGA
- a CDS encoding EAL domain-containing protein, producing MKAENRDIDLSININKARLLVVDDEERLLTSLQELLIANNYQADIALGGKNACVKLAKQQYDLVLLDLRMGDFSGHQVMDFMSERQIDTATIVVSGESSFSAVSKALRRGAYDYLKKPYVPEELLATVDNALQKKLLEKAHNAMQVRLKKSEELHRYIVNSSPDIVFMLDREGRFTFINNKVESVLGYHKRELLGQHYGAIINDKDVERASYIFKDSEQSGRTTRTIELHLKSRGENRAQRFFEVTVFPIESTAPGLKSAPDSSLKQLIGTYGTARDITERKEAEEFINFQAYHDLLTRLPNRALFKDRLSLAITHAKRNTQGLAVMFLDLDRFKVVNDTLGHAMGDRLLQSVSMRLENCLREGDTLSRFGGDEFTLLLPDISSKEDARKIARKVINVLKEPFILGEHEVFVGVSVGIAMYDEAGTNVEQLIQNADIAMYHVKGRGKDGYQFYSDTMNVTSSNRLKIERDMRNALDNKEFRVYYQPQINAATGGIIGVEALIRWHHPERGIIYPSEFIPLAEETKLIVDISEWVLKTACAEVKSWIDAGHSDIRLAVNFSPSQVEHPRFVNMLFKQLKEYNFPPENLEIELTENVIMNDLEHMIQKLSKLADHGITIAIDDFGTGYSSLNYLHKLPIHTLKVDQSFVHDIQNADNEACIVNAIVAMAHGLKLNIVAEGVETANQLEYLKSLGCHEIQGFFFGKARPADETILLINSSAHSKAS from the coding sequence ATGAAAGCCGAAAACAGAGACATCGACCTGTCTATAAATATCAATAAAGCTCGCCTTCTCGTCGTAGATGATGAAGAGCGACTACTAACGAGCCTACAAGAGCTGCTAATTGCCAATAACTATCAGGCAGACATAGCTCTCGGCGGTAAAAACGCATGCGTGAAACTCGCCAAGCAACAGTATGATCTAGTTCTACTTGATCTGCGTATGGGCGACTTTAGCGGGCATCAGGTCATGGACTTCATGTCAGAAAGACAGATCGACACCGCAACTATTGTGGTCAGTGGTGAGTCTTCCTTTTCTGCCGTCAGCAAAGCACTTCGTCGAGGCGCTTATGACTACCTCAAGAAACCCTATGTTCCCGAAGAGCTCCTAGCGACAGTTGATAACGCACTGCAAAAAAAGCTACTTGAAAAAGCCCACAACGCGATGCAGGTGCGACTTAAAAAGTCAGAAGAGCTCCATCGCTACATCGTCAATAGCTCCCCTGATATCGTCTTTATGCTTGACCGGGAAGGTCGCTTTACCTTTATCAACAACAAGGTCGAATCTGTTCTTGGTTACCATAAGAGAGAGTTATTGGGCCAACATTATGGCGCCATCATTAACGATAAAGATGTAGAACGAGCAAGCTACATTTTTAAAGACAGTGAACAAAGTGGCCGGACAACAAGAACCATTGAACTTCATCTGAAATCTCGTGGAGAAAATCGCGCACAGCGTTTCTTTGAAGTCACGGTGTTCCCCATTGAGAGCACAGCCCCAGGTCTGAAAAGCGCGCCAGATAGCAGTCTCAAGCAACTTATCGGCACTTACGGCACCGCTCGAGACATCACGGAACGAAAAGAAGCTGAAGAGTTTATTAACTTTCAGGCATACCATGATCTGTTAACCCGACTTCCTAACCGCGCCCTTTTCAAAGACAGGTTGAGCTTGGCTATTACTCACGCCAAACGAAACACCCAAGGCTTGGCGGTGATGTTTTTAGATCTTGACCGCTTTAAAGTCGTTAACGACACATTGGGTCATGCGATGGGAGATCGCCTGCTGCAGTCAGTCTCCATGCGACTAGAAAACTGTTTACGGGAGGGTGATACCCTTTCTCGATTTGGCGGTGATGAGTTCACCCTGCTACTGCCTGATATATCCTCAAAAGAAGATGCCCGTAAAATAGCCCGCAAAGTCATTAACGTGCTTAAAGAGCCATTTATATTAGGTGAACATGAAGTGTTTGTTGGCGTGAGCGTCGGTATCGCCATGTATGACGAAGCAGGCACCAATGTCGAGCAGCTTATTCAAAATGCAGACATAGCCATGTATCACGTTAAAGGCAGAGGAAAAGACGGCTACCAGTTCTACTCAGATACCATGAATGTCACTAGCTCGAACCGCCTCAAAATTGAGCGAGATATGCGTAATGCGTTAGATAACAAAGAGTTTAGAGTTTACTATCAACCACAGATAAACGCGGCAACCGGCGGCATCATTGGAGTAGAAGCGTTGATTCGCTGGCACCACCCGGAGCGTGGCATTATCTACCCATCAGAGTTTATTCCCCTAGCGGAAGAGACCAAGCTAATTGTCGATATTAGTGAGTGGGTTCTCAAAACGGCCTGTGCTGAAGTCAAAAGCTGGATAGATGCCGGCCATAGCGATATTCGCTTAGCCGTTAACTTCTCGCCCTCTCAAGTAGAGCACCCCCGTTTTGTTAATATGCTGTTTAAGCAACTTAAAGAGTACAACTTCCCTCCTGAAAACCTCGAGATCGAGCTGACAGAGAATGTCATCATGAATGACCTTGAGCACATGATCCAGAAGTTAAGTAAGTTAGCTGATCATGGTATTACTATCGCTATTGATGACTTTGGTACTGGGTACTCTTCTCTCAACTATCTGCATAAACTCCCGATTCATACCTTGAAGGTTGACCAGTCGTTTGTCCATGATATTCAAAACGCTGATAACGAAGCCTGTATTGTTAATGCTATTGTAGCGATGGCTCACGGTCTAAAGCTCAATATCGTAGCAGAAGGGGTCGAAACAGCTAATCAGCTAGAGTATCTTAAAAGCTTAGGCTGTCATGAGATACAAGGGTTCTTCTTCGGTAAGGCCAGACCCGCTGATGAAACCATTCTATTAATCAATAGCAGTGCTCACTCAAAAGCCAGCTAA
- a CDS encoding HDOD domain-containing protein: MTNKSDAIFEELKVNKLPSLPHILVDMLVACQSSTANYQQVSDIISRDAAITARVISLANSSFYSRGGKVNSLERALLVLGTETIKTIVITASVQQFFSGFNNAHTQYLKHFWRRSLSCALLAKSLATLTSYKQPEQAYLTGLLHNIGELVLETNHPEEYSQLIQSEVVESNQTELENKLFLTNHSDVGAWLIEQWNLGEFTSEAIRYHHSPINAVLDAHHLVKLIFLSSQLSKDNALEENASFEIAESMFGLSAALTKEIVVQIQNEVVKIAQSLSIDIDSDWETEIDKKKQVELAEQIRNAGLLQSTNNHLAQSDSLPHLFQGIQEAAELLFGYKGTQVLLIDKSDDSLKYRRYSALDDFNIETELSIPLEPSRSLIACSTVNKTIINSASQILFPDALPVIDQHFVKLTNSPNIIAVPMIVDGNTIGALVMGCSSKKEITPNTLHLLDYFSSEAANACEQLRSASQEAPPSSAEQELHLRINEVVHEASNPLSIVRNYLESLAVKLGDEHDAQSEIEILKEEIDRTGQIILRLRDLQQHEQNQEPGVDINQEILDLSKLFEGSLFLSHAVNCTVTLDQKLKRQQGNRNHIRQVLTNLIKNASEAMECGGELRLSTSRKVNVNGRDYVEIMVADKGPGIPDEVLGNLFHPVATTKGQGHSGLGLSITKNLITEMGGSISCRSSDSGTEMQVLIPVRNID, translated from the coding sequence ATGACAAATAAATCGGACGCCATTTTTGAGGAGTTAAAGGTAAACAAACTACCCTCACTACCTCATATACTGGTTGATATGTTGGTAGCCTGCCAAAGTAGCACCGCCAATTACCAACAAGTATCCGATATTATCAGCCGAGATGCCGCGATAACTGCACGAGTAATATCTCTTGCCAACTCATCGTTCTACTCAAGAGGCGGGAAGGTAAATTCACTTGAAAGAGCACTGTTGGTACTAGGTACCGAAACCATCAAAACCATCGTTATTACTGCATCGGTACAACAGTTCTTTTCAGGGTTTAACAATGCCCATACACAATATTTAAAGCACTTCTGGCGTCGCTCTCTATCTTGTGCATTGCTGGCGAAATCTCTCGCCACATTAACTAGCTACAAACAACCAGAGCAAGCCTATTTAACTGGTTTATTACACAACATTGGTGAGCTGGTTTTAGAGACTAACCACCCAGAGGAATATAGCCAGCTTATTCAGAGTGAGGTTGTCGAAAGCAATCAAACTGAACTTGAAAACAAACTATTCCTCACAAATCACTCTGACGTCGGAGCATGGTTAATAGAGCAATGGAATCTTGGCGAATTTACCTCAGAAGCCATTCGCTACCATCACTCGCCGATCAATGCGGTACTCGACGCACACCACCTAGTGAAGCTAATCTTTTTATCGAGTCAACTCAGTAAAGATAATGCCCTCGAAGAAAATGCTAGTTTTGAAATAGCCGAAAGCATGTTTGGGCTTTCAGCAGCATTAACCAAAGAAATCGTAGTACAGATTCAAAACGAGGTCGTTAAAATCGCTCAGTCACTGAGCATAGATATTGATAGTGACTGGGAGACCGAAATTGATAAAAAGAAGCAAGTTGAACTAGCCGAACAGATTAGAAATGCAGGTCTTTTGCAGTCCACCAACAACCATTTGGCTCAGTCAGACTCTCTACCTCATCTTTTCCAAGGTATTCAAGAAGCAGCCGAACTGCTCTTCGGCTATAAAGGAACACAGGTATTGCTAATCGACAAGTCTGATGACAGTTTAAAGTATCGTCGCTACTCAGCGCTTGATGATTTCAATATTGAAACAGAACTATCAATCCCCCTTGAGCCTTCTCGAAGTTTAATCGCATGTTCAACCGTTAATAAAACCATTATTAACTCTGCAAGCCAGATACTCTTTCCAGATGCTCTGCCGGTAATAGATCAACACTTTGTTAAGCTGACGAACAGCCCTAATATTATCGCCGTACCGATGATAGTGGATGGTAATACGATAGGGGCTCTTGTAATGGGCTGCTCATCTAAAAAAGAGATTACCCCCAACACATTGCATTTACTTGACTACTTTTCGTCTGAGGCGGCAAATGCCTGTGAACAACTGCGCTCGGCAAGCCAAGAAGCGCCTCCCTCATCTGCGGAGCAAGAGTTACACCTGAGAATTAACGAAGTCGTGCACGAAGCGAGCAACCCTCTGAGTATCGTCCGAAACTATCTTGAGAGCCTCGCAGTAAAACTCGGCGATGAACATGATGCACAGTCTGAGATTGAGATATTAAAAGAAGAGATTGACCGCACAGGGCAGATCATTTTAAGACTGCGTGACCTGCAACAACATGAACAGAACCAGGAGCCTGGCGTCGATATCAATCAAGAGATTTTAGACCTCAGCAAACTATTTGAAGGGTCGCTCTTTTTAAGTCATGCAGTTAACTGTACGGTAACATTAGACCAGAAGCTTAAACGACAACAAGGCAATCGCAACCATATTAGACAGGTATTAACGAACCTGATCAAAAATGCCTCTGAAGCAATGGAGTGTGGTGGAGAACTACGTTTGAGCACCTCTCGCAAAGTTAATGTAAATGGTCGGGACTATGTCGAAATTATGGTAGCTGATAAAGGCCCCGGCATACCCGACGAGGTTTTAGGCAACCTATTTCATCCAGTCGCCACCACTAAAGGGCAAGGTCACTCTGGACTAGGTTTAAGTATTACTAAGAACCTGATAACAGAAATGGGTGGCAGCATTAGCTGCCGTAGCAGCGACTCAGGTACTGAGATGCAGGTATTGATACCGGTACGGAATATAGACTAA
- a CDS encoding MinD/ParA family protein, translating into MTLENKTTSTAPALSENTRSKVSKTRVITFTSGKGGVGKTSVSVNLAIALARSGSKVCLFDADMGLANVNIMLGITPAYTLEHLFTQEKTIQDIVVEGPAGLDIVPGASGFSKCVDLDSEQQQSLIDALSYLEPKYDYLIIDTSAGISSTVLHFVAAAQMAAIVITPEPTSLTDAFSLLKVLRRRGYKRLPHVVVNMAQSAVKAEKIYRRFDAAVKKYIGLRTEYLGYIWMDESIRASVTLQRPVALLPEHDPSCKSFYRLADSLDSAYSRGNVPSLSFTTYWEKVVERTTKKRAEASAAAQLEGSAGSPSACSVQKDLSQKANYEAGAKRVAGKDSHMTSEPAEQLPHAAVEEVSTNIETLDQSAEDQWIDLRVRLNRFLNSDNTTPEQVTTLLSSCIYSYGDRLGDAASDLLHGLLQAIDPSALSDEHRNLMIQNLERLRLVPEQRAENNNDSSAFIKESVESMSENRTTKPTENSESGDANLQKHRYDEREFGSQDRLVEKIRASKGKVSLEDLLESIKYASLVDS; encoded by the coding sequence ATGACTCTAGAAAATAAAACAACGTCAACGGCTCCTGCGTTGTCGGAAAATACCAGAAGTAAAGTTAGCAAGACACGTGTTATTACCTTTACCAGTGGCAAAGGGGGGGTAGGTAAAACCAGTGTTTCTGTTAACTTGGCGATTGCATTGGCTCGTTCAGGCTCTAAGGTTTGCTTGTTCGATGCCGATATGGGGTTGGCCAATGTCAATATTATGCTTGGCATTACTCCTGCGTACACCCTTGAACACCTATTTACTCAAGAAAAAACCATTCAAGATATTGTGGTAGAAGGTCCCGCGGGTCTTGATATTGTGCCTGGCGCCTCTGGTTTTTCAAAGTGTGTGGATCTCGATAGTGAGCAGCAGCAGAGTCTGATAGATGCCCTGTCGTATCTTGAGCCTAAATACGATTATTTAATTATTGATACCTCCGCAGGTATATCGTCAACTGTGCTGCACTTTGTGGCCGCCGCTCAAATGGCTGCGATTGTCATTACGCCTGAGCCTACGTCCCTGACTGATGCGTTCTCGCTATTAAAAGTACTGCGTCGACGTGGTTATAAACGTCTACCGCACGTTGTGGTTAATATGGCTCAAAGCGCTGTCAAAGCTGAAAAAATCTATCGACGTTTTGATGCAGCGGTTAAGAAGTATATAGGGCTACGAACTGAATACCTGGGTTATATCTGGATGGATGAGAGTATTCGTGCATCTGTAACGCTTCAACGACCTGTGGCATTGCTGCCTGAGCATGACCCCTCTTGTAAAAGTTTCTATCGTCTGGCTGACAGCCTTGATAGCGCCTACAGCCGTGGCAATGTGCCTAGTTTGTCGTTTACCACTTACTGGGAAAAAGTCGTTGAGCGCACCACTAAGAAGAGAGCAGAGGCTTCTGCTGCTGCACAGTTGGAGGGGAGTGCCGGCTCCCCCTCGGCTTGCAGTGTCCAAAAAGATCTTAGTCAGAAAGCTAACTACGAAGCAGGTGCGAAGAGAGTAGCGGGTAAAGACTCGCATATGACTAGTGAACCTGCCGAGCAGTTACCACATGCGGCAGTCGAAGAAGTAAGCACTAATATTGAAACACTAGATCAGTCAGCAGAGGATCAGTGGATAGATCTGCGAGTCAGGCTTAATCGGTTTCTCAACAGTGATAACACCACACCCGAGCAGGTCACCACACTCCTGTCGAGCTGTATCTATAGCTACGGCGATCGGCTGGGAGATGCTGCAAGTGATCTATTGCATGGGCTTTTGCAGGCCATTGATCCATCAGCTTTGAGCGACGAGCATCGAAACCTTATGATACAGAACCTTGAGCGATTGAGGTTAGTACCTGAACAACGGGCTGAAAACAACAATGATTCAAGCGCATTTATAAAAGAATCAGTCGAGTCTATGTCTGAGAATAGAACGACAAAGCCAACTGAAAACAGTGAATCTGGTGATGCAAATCTGCAGAAACATCGATATGATGAGCGTGAGTTTGGAAGCCAAGATCGATTGGTCGAGAAGATCCGCGCATCAAAAGGTAAAGTCTCGTTAGAAGACCTACTGGAATCTATTAAGTACGCATCGCTAGTTGACTCCTAA
- a CDS encoding alpha/beta hydrolase, with amino-acid sequence MIRTEKLHICSLGETLKGVLFLPNAPTPSKATQWPVVILCHGAIDYKERFFGFAEFLANNGYAALALDMHGHGESGGEKFHVKMAEWVPDIQAAIEVLSSHNEIDASRMGALGFSSGGTAILEAAVKQLPLKVLVTLDATVRNVIPLHEVAFFKVMCGIGSIKRKMMGGDIKLPLYDMAIRVPVACNPDVSDRFFNDPVFKAGYQAYPLPGAIESVVIDTIERVDQITVPVCVIHGEEDKVDSPDSARLLFEKLRSEKQLNIVADSGHIGHMDNQKEKIHEIAKNWFDSYL; translated from the coding sequence ATGATTAGAACCGAAAAACTTCATATTTGTTCATTAGGCGAAACCCTTAAAGGTGTGCTCTTTTTGCCTAATGCTCCAACCCCCTCCAAAGCAACTCAGTGGCCAGTTGTTATTCTTTGCCACGGAGCGATTGATTATAAAGAGCGTTTTTTTGGTTTTGCTGAGTTCTTAGCTAACAATGGATATGCAGCCCTGGCGCTGGATATGCATGGACATGGTGAGAGTGGGGGGGAGAAGTTTCACGTTAAAATGGCTGAGTGGGTACCTGATATCCAGGCCGCTATTGAAGTACTGTCGTCACATAATGAGATTGATGCTTCGCGTATGGGGGCATTAGGATTTTCATCAGGTGGCACCGCGATCCTTGAAGCAGCAGTGAAACAACTGCCTTTAAAGGTGTTGGTCACACTTGATGCAACGGTTCGCAACGTCATCCCACTTCACGAAGTGGCATTCTTTAAAGTGATGTGTGGTATTGGAAGTATAAAGCGAAAAATGATGGGGGGTGATATAAAGCTGCCCCTTTATGATATGGCGATCAGGGTTCCGGTGGCCTGTAACCCTGATGTTAGTGATCGCTTTTTTAATGACCCCGTTTTTAAGGCCGGTTATCAGGCTTACCCTCTGCCTGGAGCGATTGAAAGTGTCGTTATCGATACGATTGAACGTGTTGATCAAATTACCGTTCCGGTCTGTGTTATTCATGGTGAAGAAGATAAAGTCGACTCGCCTGATTCTGCCCGTCTGCTGTTTGAAAAACTCCGTTCTGAAAAACAATTGAACATAGTGGCGGATAGTGGACACATCGGTCACATGGATAACCAGAAAGAGAAAATCCACGAAATTGCCAAGAATTGGTTTGATTCTTACCTCTAA
- a CDS encoding fatty acyl-CoA reductase produces MVTNKLAVEILDNTGISVVKSLQGKHVLVTGTTGFVGKVIIEKLMRDVPEIGGIYLLIRGNKKHPKAEDRFTHEIATSSVFEKMQSDDLQRFEKFCHQKIHCITGEITEQHFGLNTADFNTLMTKVDVVINSAASVNFREELDQALSINALSLYNIAEFSRLAGDIPVLQVSTCYVNGFNQGDLVEDNVEPTSGLIPYDSRGYYKIEGLLEELQKKISVLNERFEGQELADKLIELGITESNRFGWNDTYTFTKWMGEQILRKSLSDSALTILRPAIVESTLIGPVPGWIEGVKVADAILMAYAREKVTFFPGDPDGIIDIIPADLVANSIILGVAELLHKTGDSSDGECVNHPHRVYQCCSSGSNPVTIDQMIKLVQQEADDNYQQYEKLFYRKPKRPFMMVSKRVFLSMMSAMKLLLMAVNKVGRWFGQDIQTKTLSNIETAMNLSTVFSFYSEPKYRFHNEQLIALSQRVSEADRSLFPVDAKLIDWERYIRKIHIPGLNRYALKERKVKKASINVDVHKSKAA; encoded by the coding sequence ATGGTCACGAATAAATTAGCTGTAGAAATACTCGATAACACAGGCATATCCGTTGTTAAATCGCTGCAAGGTAAACATGTATTAGTAACCGGTACTACCGGTTTTGTCGGCAAGGTTATAATAGAAAAGCTAATGCGAGATGTGCCTGAAATAGGTGGGATATACCTGCTTATTCGCGGTAACAAAAAGCACCCCAAAGCAGAAGATAGATTTACACATGAAATTGCCACCTCATCAGTCTTTGAAAAGATGCAGAGCGATGATCTTCAGAGATTTGAAAAGTTCTGTCATCAAAAAATACACTGTATTACCGGAGAGATTACCGAACAGCACTTCGGACTAAATACCGCAGATTTTAATACGCTAATGACCAAAGTTGATGTAGTGATTAACTCAGCGGCAAGTGTGAATTTTAGAGAGGAGCTTGATCAAGCGCTTTCGATCAACGCGTTGTCCCTTTATAACATTGCTGAATTTTCACGCTTGGCTGGTGATATTCCGGTTCTTCAGGTGTCTACTTGCTATGTGAACGGGTTTAATCAGGGCGATTTGGTTGAGGACAATGTAGAGCCAACAAGCGGACTCATTCCTTATGACTCTCGCGGTTATTATAAAATTGAAGGCTTGCTTGAAGAGTTACAGAAAAAAATATCGGTATTGAACGAGCGTTTTGAAGGGCAAGAGCTAGCGGATAAGTTGATAGAGTTGGGTATTACCGAGTCAAACCGTTTTGGCTGGAATGATACTTATACCTTCACCAAGTGGATGGGGGAGCAGATATTAAGAAAGTCGCTATCAGATTCAGCCTTAACAATTCTTCGTCCTGCGATTGTTGAAAGTACGTTAATCGGGCCCGTTCCGGGCTGGATAGAGGGTGTTAAAGTTGCGGATGCTATCTTAATGGCCTACGCCCGTGAGAAAGTTACGTTTTTCCCTGGGGACCCTGACGGTATTATCGATATTATTCCCGCTGACTTGGTTGCTAACAGCATTATTCTGGGTGTTGCAGAATTGCTGCATAAAACGGGTGATTCGTCTGATGGTGAGTGCGTAAATCATCCCCATAGAGTTTATCAGTGCTGCAGTAGTGGCTCGAACCCTGTGACTATTGATCAAATGATTAAACTGGTTCAACAGGAGGCGGATGACAATTATCAGCAGTATGAAAAATTATTCTATCGCAAGCCTAAACGCCCATTCATGATGGTTAGTAAACGTGTGTTTTTAAGTATGATGAGCGCTATGAAGCTACTGCTAATGGCTGTGAATAAGGTGGGTAGATGGTTTGGTCAGGATATTCAGACTAAAACGCTTAGTAATATCGAGACGGCTATGAATTTATCCACGGTGTTTTCGTTTTACTCTGAGCCAAAATACCGATTTCACAATGAGCAACTAATTGCACTGAGTCAGCGCGTTAGTGAGGCTGATCGCTCGCTATTTCCTGTTGATGCTAAATTAATAGACTGGGAACGTTATATTAGAAAAATTCATATCCCTGGTCTCAACCGTTATGCATTAAAAGAAAGGAAGGTTAAAAAGGCCAGTATCAATGTTGATGTGCATAAGAGTAAGGCGGCTTAA